Below is a genomic region from Triticum dicoccoides isolate Atlit2015 ecotype Zavitan chromosome 5A, WEW_v2.0, whole genome shotgun sequence.
AACATTCTTTGTAACTTCTTCTGTATTTCTGCACATAAAGATATCGATACGGCTGTAGCTCCTCTTCTGTAGTTAAGCGTCATGGTCCTAGCAATTTACTTCTCTGTAATGTAGTTCAATGAGGCTGCAGTTGCCTAGTGAAATGGGGCAGTAGAAGTCTAGAACTGAGTTTGATGCAAGTTTCCTTTGCCAATTATACCCTTCTGCCTTTGTGATAAATGTTGTTACTTAAAAATTGGTTCAATTATTGTCTTGTTTTAGTAGCATAATCAGAGGCAGCAAAATGTGCTCCATTTGTCACTATTTATAATGTCATTCTACCATCCAACAACAAATATGTTTAGTTTCTAAGATGAATGGCGATTAAGAATGTGAGTGTGCGATGATACCGTATCCACATAATTTGTGCACTTCCTCTTTGGCTTTACATCTTCTTTGCTTTCCAATTTTACCTTGTATAATACCCTCACCTATGTTTAGAATGATGTTTGACCAATATAAATGGGTGTATTGGGTTATCATCTGATACGAAAATCAGCGTTGATATGCTCTTTCTACGGATGGACTAATTGTGCTTCTTTTGTTTTTGCTAGAAAAAAGTAACTGCGGAGGTTGGGAAAATGCTGATTGCCCAACCTTGAGGAAAGAGAGCCACTGCCAAAGTACCGGAAGATTTTCGCCATTCAGGTGCTTCATCAGGTACAACCACTCATGTTTTTTTTTGTCACTAGTAAATTGGTTTGGATTCTGGGTTCCTCAGTAAGCTAGATGGTGTAGGCCATGATCTATTTTCTGAAGAAGAGTAGGGTTCAATCATTTGATTACTTCTAGGCTTAGGACAACAAGGTATGGCATTTTATGCCATCTGAACAGCTGCAACAGGCGGTTTATGGAGATCTTACAATGATGGTGTTTAATGGTCATGTATGGAATGGACATGGAACAGGAATACAATGTTGAGGAAAAAACGACGACTCCGGTGCGCCTTCGGTGAAGGTTAAGGGATCCACACTATACTGGTGAGTTTGAGGCACCAGAGCCTGGAACCAAGTCTGGGGTCTGAAAGAAGCACCCCATATGGTGCAATGCAATGCTGTGATGTTGATGTGTTGTTGTTGTCACTGGTTATTACTCTGCTTTCTTGCACTATTAGCAGTTTCTTGCTACTGTTAATCTTCAAAGTATCGTATAAGTTCGATGAAAGATGGAGCTCTGTAAATTTATTTATTCAGAATTTGATGTCGGACTAGTAGTACTTGATAGAAATTACCCTAAGATAAAAATGATACAAACCGAGAACAAATACATGAATTCCAGTGTATCCTTATCGTACACACGCATGCGTGTAAATATGCAAAACAAAGATTCAACAAACTTCACTGAATGCATCTGCTCCTGATATTGAGATGCTTGCCATGACATCGCTTGCAAGAAGACGAGCTTCTTTAAAATGAATAGCATGTGTGCGCCATTCACAATGTTTTGAAATCTAAGCACGATCCATAACTCAAGTGAAAACAAGGCAATCCAGTTTTGAGTAGCACCTTACTCATCATAATAAGCTGTAAATCCAGCCACATTAATACCACTGGTCGAAACCAAGCTTGTCTTTGTCAAGACATGGGCtgtatttgaaatttgaatttcaTAGCATGACATACTCCTAAAACACGAAGACAGAAGGTTTTTTTTtccgaaaaggaggatgacccccgacaCGAAGACACAAAGACAGAGGTAGCAGATACAAAGAGCTCTTGTTCTTGTAAATAACCCTAACCAAACCATCCAACGcagccagcagcagcagctcatcttCAAAGTCTTTCTGGGAGGCAAAAGTAGAGAGATCCATCTTTCTTGACGCCATTTGGTTACATCATCGTACCACCAGCAACTGCGTGTGGGGCTTCATCGGAGGCCGGCAACCGGCCCCATGCTGCACCGTAACAAAGAATTGATCAGATAACATGACGAACAAAATAGGGAAAGGAGCACTTTGCCCCCTCAAAATCATTTCATCTTTAGCTGTCCATATCCACCAAACTATATATAGATGGAATGCATCCGCGTTGGAGGTACACAACAACGAAAACTGCTCAGTGTCTGATTAGCAAAGCTTTGACTAGGTTAACCAACTCTTGAGCATAACCAGCGAAAAAACATACATACTAGAGCATCCAAACAAAACATACAGGATATAGCCCCTACTACACATTCACCATTGAGTTTTCAGGTCAGCTGCCTACTTAATCAGCACCAACTACTCTTTCTTTCCTCTGGCTTGTATCAACATCAAagacggcatgacaggaaaaatcaGACTACTAGTGGTTGCCTACAATAAGCCGACTTTGCGGCATGACTCAACATCAGAATAATGTAGCAGTACTACATATCTAGAGACAGAAAACGAGAGAAGGCGAGCAGACCTGAATACAAATATCTATCTACCTAAGCAGAAAATGAGAGGAATAAAGCAACATATTCATCAACGTATTTGGGCACTCTTGAACTTAAACTACTCAACAATGTAAGCCACAAGCAAAAACACTGAAATTCTAGTCAATGGCATGTTTAGCATTCATATCTTGGTGCACGTGTTTGAAAAAACAGTACGAGATAGTCTGTATGTACCTCCAATGCAGAACCTCGTGTAGGGCATGACCTTTTCAATGCTAAATTCACCCATCTTGTTGGCTCGGCCTGAATTAAGCTCAACTGCATACAACCCAGCCGGAGTTCTGAGGAAGATTACCCTAACTCCTTCAGCAAAACCAACCGTCCACACATCCGAGCTCGACATGTCCAAGAGGGCACGAGGAGGGAGCAACGGCTCGAGCTCGACGACCCTGCGTCGTGTCCATGCCGCAGCTCCTCCAGGACCAGCCTCCATTGACCATAGATAGAGTCTAGGCTTGCGCACTGACGCAAACAGCAACATGCCATCCTCCACACCCAGGAGGTCAAGGTATCCCTGGTCCAGGATCTCTGGCGCCTTGATCACAGACAGTTGTTGCTCACGAATGTTGTACTCCACGACGCTGTCACCCTCATAATTGGGGACATATACCTTATTATTTCCCACCACAGCAGTGCGCCCCCCGGTATCGATTTGAAGACCCGGGGTCTGAACGGAGATCATGTCGCTCCACTGACGAGTCTCCGATGAGTAGACAGTGGCGAGGGTAATGCTTCCTTCATCTGCAGAGCCCACCAGGGCCACGAGGAAAGGGCCACCATGGCAGTCGAGGTGGTCACATCGGTCTATGGCGCAGAACACCGTGGCATTACAGTGTATGCTGCCATTGTAATAGTCGTCGGGGTCGTCGCCCGGCCAGTGCATGATGTCGTGGCACTTGGGGTCGTCGTCGATCTCCCGCCAGTTGTCGGTGACGAGGTCGCAAACATCGAAGGGGGCATGGTACCCAGGGGCGTAGAGGAGGGCGAGGCCATGCCGGGAATCAAGAACGTGGCAGTCCCGGTGGTCATGGGATGCCGGCCGGCGGAAGGTCGAGGTGGAGACAAAGCGGTTGCCCCTGCGGTATTCGTTGTGGAGGAAGCCCAGCATGGGCGGCGCCCCGTGGAGAGCGCGGTAGCCGCGGGCGAAGCAGGGGTCGGAGAGGATGGCGCGCCAGCCCCTGcagacggcggcggcgcggatgaGGCTCCTGGGGTCGTCCGCCGGGAGGCGCATGAAGACCGCGCGCATGGCGTCGTCAACCAGCGGCGGCGGACTCAGCGGCATCGCCATGGGGGTGATGACCTTTTCAATGCCCTGTTCATCATGCACCTTGTTGACTAGTCTGTATGTACCTCCAGTGCAGAACCTCGCGTAGGGCATGACCTTTTCAATGCTAAATTCACCCACCTTGTTGGCTCGGCCTGAATTAAGGTCAATTGCGTAACACCCAGCCGGTGTTCTGAGGAAGATGACGCTAACCCCTTCCGCAAAACCAACCGCCCAGATGTTCGACTCCGACATGTCCAAGAGGGCACGGGGAGGGAGCAATGGCTCGAGCTCGACGACCCTGCGTCGTGCCCATGCCGCAGCTCCTCTAGGACCAGCCTCCATTGACAATAGATAGAGTCTAGGCTTGAGCACGGATGCAAACAGCAGCATGCCGTCCTCCACACCGATGAGGTAAAGGAATCCCTGGC
It encodes:
- the LOC119302732 gene encoding uncharacterized protein LOC119302732, which gives rise to MAMRAPVDDAMRAVFMRLPADDPRSLARAAAVCRSWRGILTGPGFADGYRALHGGPPMLGFLHNEYRSDNRFVPTSTFRRRASQDSPDCQVLDSRHGLVLLYAPAYDPPFEARDLVTGDWWDIDDDPKCRDIMHWPGDGPDDFFSGTGIRCNATVLCAKDRCGHLDCHGGGPFLVALVGSVEEGGIALATVYSSETCQWSDKISVRSPGLRTDDGGHTAVVGDKVYVPSYECDSLVEFNIREQQLSVINVPENLGQGFLYLIGVEDGMLLFASVLKPRLYLLSMEAGPRGAAAWARRRVVELEPLLPPRALLDMSESNIWAVGFAEGVSVIFLRTPAGCYAIDLNSGRANKVGEFSIEKVMPYARFCTGGTYRLVNKVHDEQGIEKVITPMAMPLSPPPLVDDAMRAVFMRLPADDPRSLIRAAAVCRGWRAILSDPCFARGYRALHGAPPMLGFLHNEYRRGNRFVSTSTFRRPASHDHRDCHVLDSRHGLALLYAPGYHAPFDVCDLVTDNWREIDDDPKCHDIMHWPGDDPDDYYNGSIHCNATVFCAIDRCDHLDCHGGPFLVALVGSADEGSITLATVYSSETRQWSDMISVQTPGLQIDTGGRTAVVGNNKVYVPNYEGDSVVEYNIREQQLSVIKAPEILDQGYLDLLGVEDGMLLFASVRKPRLYLWSMEAGPGGAAAWTRRRVVELEPLLPPRALLDMSSSDVWTVGFAEGVRVIFLRTPAGLYAVELNSGRANKMGEFSIEKVMPYTRFCIGAWGRLPASDEAPHAVAGGTMM